The genomic region CGTGTCGTGGTACGCCCTCCAGAGCGCCGGGTAGCCCTGCATCTCGGCGAAGACGTTGTACAGCAGGGCCGACGAACGCTTGGCGAGGCCGCGGCTGCGCAGCGATTCGAGCATCGCGATCAGGTCGTCGCGCACCGAGGTGCCCGGGAGCTCGGCGTCGACCGGCTCGATGTCCTTCAGCACATCGATGAAGAGCTCTTCCTTGCCCCTCCACCGGCGGTAGATGGTGGCCTTGCCGACACCCGCCGTACGGGCCACCCGCTCGATCGACACCTCGGCGAGCGGGGCGCCCTCCTCCAGCAGCTTCACCACGGCTTCGACGATCGACCGTTCGACCGCCTCGGAGCGGGGCCGGCCGCGCCGGTGCTCCGGTGGATGGTTCCGCTGTTCCGTCGGGGGCACACCCGCTCCGTCTCTCACCGCACCGCTCACCGCGTGCTGCTCGTCGTAGATCCTTGCCGGTCAGTCCCCGATTGTCGCTGATGCGGGCACGGCGTCGGCAGCGCCTTCGGTGGCGGTACCGGCCTTCGGCCTGCCCGGCAGGAAGAGCACCACCACGAGCGCGCCGAGCAGCGCGACACCGGCCGAGCCGAGGGCCGTCACCTGCATGGCGTGCAGGAAGGCGGTGTCCGCCTGGCTCGCGAGGTCCTTGCCCGCGGGTCCGAGCTTGGCCGCGATGCCCAGGGTCGCCTCGATCGACTCGCCCGCCGCCTTACGGGCGCCCGGCGGTACGGCGTCGAGGTGGTCCTCGATACGGCCGCGGTAGGCGGCGGAGAGCACGGAGCCCAGTACGGCGACGCCGAGGGCCCCGCCCACCTGCCGGAAGGTGTTGTTGATCGCCGAGCCGGAACCGGCCTTCTCCCGGGGCAGCGACTGCATGATCGAGACGGTGACCGGCGGCATGATGTGCGCCATCCCGGTGCCCATGACGAAGAAGACGACCTCCATCGCCCAGATGGGGGTGTCGGTCCCGAAGAACGCGAAGCAGCCGAGCCCGGCGGCCACCAGCACCATGCCGGCCGTGCAGACGGCGCGGGCGCCGAAGCGCTGGACGACGAGCCTGGCCCGCGGCGAGAAGATCATCTGGGCCGCGGCGAGCGGCAGCAGCAGCACGCCGGACTCCAGCGCGCTGTAGCCGCGGACGCTCTGCATGTAGAAGGCGGAGAAGAAGGTGACCCCCATCAGCGCGAAGAAGACCAGCGCGATGGCGGCGACGGCGGCGGAGAACGCCGGGTTCTTGAAGTACCTGACATCGATGGCCGGGTGGGCGCTGTGCTTCTCGTACACCACGAAGCCGATCAGCACCGCGAGGCCGCCGAGGGTCGTCAGCAGGACGGACGGCGCGGTGAAGTCGGCCAGTTCGCCGCCCCGGATGATGCCGTACACCAGCAGCACCAGACCGACGACGGAGAGCCCCACGCCCACCGGGTCGATGTGGCCGGGGTCGGGGTCCTTGGAGTCGGGGACCAGCAGCACCATGGCGATCAGGGCGACGATCACCACGGGGACGTTGACCAGGAAGACCGAGCCCCACCAGAAGTGTTCGAGGAGCACGCCGCCGGTGATCGGGCCGATGGCGATGGCCAGACCGACACCGCCCGCCCAGATCCCGATGGCCTTCGGCTGTTCGTCACGCTCGAAGACGTTCATCAGTACGGCGAGGGTGGCGGGCATCACGAAAGCCCCACCGAGGCCCATCACGGCCCGGAACGCGATGAGTTCGGCCGGTGAGGTGGAGACCGCCGCGAGCACCGAGCCGATACCGAAGACCGCGAGACCGAAGAGCAGGACCCGCTTGCGGCCGATCCGGTCGCCGAGCAGGCCCGCCGTGAAGAGCAGCCCGGCGAAGACCAGCGTGTAGGAGTTGATCGCCCATTCGAGCTGGCTCTGGGTGGCCCCGAGCCCGTCGGGCGCGGGGGCGGCGATCGTCTTGACCGCGACGTTGAGGATGGAGTTGTCGAGCACCACGATCAGCAGGCTCAGCATCAGCGCGGCCAGAATCGCCCAGCGGCGGCGGTGCACGGCTTCGGATATGCGGGGCGCGGCAGCCGGCCCCGTGGGATTGGTCATGTCGAACAGATTAGAACAGTTTCGATACGGCACCGTCTCGTATCGTAAAGATTTTACCCGGAGGTCCCGGAGGGAACCAGCTGCCCACTTCCGTGGGACAGCCGTGCGATGCGACCATGGATGCGGTCCAGGGACGCCGTCAGGGCGCCTTGAGATGACGAACAGGAGCGTTGCGATGACGCGCGCGTTGAACGACCCCCAGAACGATGCCCAGAGCCCGACCGCTCCCCGGCAGCAGTCCGACAGCAGCAAGGCGCTGTACGGCGGCAGGAGCAGCCGGCGCATCACCGTCCATGACATCTCCGGCGCCAAGGAGCGCGGCGAGAAGTGGCCCATGCTCACCGCGTACGACGCGATGACCGCCTCCGTCTTCGACGAGGCGGGCATCCCGGTGATGCTCGTCGGCGACTCGATGGGCAACTGTCACCTCGGCTACGAGACCACTGTCCCGGTCACCCTCGACGAGATAACGATGCTCTCCGCCGCGGTCGTACGGGGCACCTCGCGTGCCCTGATCGTCGGCGACCTGCCGTTCGGCACGTACCAGGAGGGCCCGGTCCAGGCGCTGCGCAGCGCCATGCGGCTGGTGAAGGACGCGGGTGTGGGCGCGGTGAAGCTGGAGGGCGGCGAGCGCTCCCACCAGCAGATCGAGCTCCTCGTGCAGTCCGGTATCCCCGTCATGGGGCACATCGGGCTCACCCCGCAGTCGGTCAACTCCATGGGCTACCGGGTCCAGGGCCGCGGCGAGGAGGCCGCCCAGCAGATGCTGCGCGACGCCAAGGCCGTCCAGGACGCGGGCGCGTTCGCGGTCGTACTCGAACTCGTCCCGGCGGAGCTGGCCGCCGAGGTCACCCGCATCCTGCACATCCCGACGGTCGGTATCGGCGCCGGGCCCGAGTGCGACGCACAGGTCCTCGTCTACACCGACATGGTCGGACTGACCGGCGGCAAGGTGCCGCGCTTCACCAAGCAGTACGCGGACCTGCGCCGGACCCTGGGTGACGCGGCGAGGGAGTTCGCCGACGAGGTCGTCGGCGGGACCTTCCCGCAGGAGGCGCACACCTTCCACTAGGGTTTGGCAGGGTGACGGACAGCACCTGACCCACTGCCGCACACACCGACAGCCCGCCGACATCCCCCATCGGCGGGCTGTCGGCACTCTGTCGGCGGATTGTCAGTGACGGCTGGTCTGATGTACGGCATGACGCGAATCGACAGGAACCCCGGTAACGGCGCCCAAGCCGTACAGGTGCGGGGGCTGGTCAAGCACTACGGCGAGACCAAAGCTCTGGACGGCGTGGACCTCGATGTCCGCGAAGGCACCGTGCTCGGTGTGCTCGGCCCCAACGGCGCGGGCAAGACCACGCTCGTGCGGGTGCTCTCCACCCTGCTCCAGCCCGACTCGGGCAGCGCCACGGTGGCCGGGTACGACGTACTGACCCAGCCCCGGCAGCTGCGCCGGGTGATCGGCCTGACCGGGCAGTACGCCTCGGTCGACGAGAAGCTCTCCGGCTGGGAG from Streptomyces sp. NBC_01267 harbors:
- a CDS encoding TetR/AcrR family transcriptional regulator, which produces MPPTEQRNHPPEHRRGRPRSEAVERSIVEAVVKLLEEGAPLAEVSIERVARTAGVGKATIYRRWRGKEELFIDVLKDIEPVDAELPGTSVRDDLIAMLESLRSRGLAKRSSALLYNVFAEMQGYPALWRAYHDTVVEARRRRGAEIVSRGIESGEIRSDVTAELINDLFVGPMLLRSVLRPDGELEDDLAERIVDAVLEGLRPPGGTGSAGSAGSPGSTGPAGDAKPTG
- a CDS encoding MFS transporter, giving the protein MTNPTGPAAAPRISEAVHRRRWAILAALMLSLLIVVLDNSILNVAVKTIAAPAPDGLGATQSQLEWAINSYTLVFAGLLFTAGLLGDRIGRKRVLLFGLAVFGIGSVLAAVSTSPAELIAFRAVMGLGGAFVMPATLAVLMNVFERDEQPKAIGIWAGGVGLAIAIGPITGGVLLEHFWWGSVFLVNVPVVIVALIAMVLLVPDSKDPDPGHIDPVGVGLSVVGLVLLVYGIIRGGELADFTAPSVLLTTLGGLAVLIGFVVYEKHSAHPAIDVRYFKNPAFSAAVAAIALVFFALMGVTFFSAFYMQSVRGYSALESGVLLLPLAAAQMIFSPRARLVVQRFGARAVCTAGMVLVAAGLGCFAFFGTDTPIWAMEVVFFVMGTGMAHIMPPVTVSIMQSLPREKAGSGSAINNTFRQVGGALGVAVLGSVLSAAYRGRIEDHLDAVPPGARKAAGESIEATLGIAAKLGPAGKDLASQADTAFLHAMQVTALGSAGVALLGALVVVLFLPGRPKAGTATEGAADAVPASATIGD
- the panB gene encoding 3-methyl-2-oxobutanoate hydroxymethyltransferase gives rise to the protein MTRALNDPQNDAQSPTAPRQQSDSSKALYGGRSSRRITVHDISGAKERGEKWPMLTAYDAMTASVFDEAGIPVMLVGDSMGNCHLGYETTVPVTLDEITMLSAAVVRGTSRALIVGDLPFGTYQEGPVQALRSAMRLVKDAGVGAVKLEGGERSHQQIELLVQSGIPVMGHIGLTPQSVNSMGYRVQGRGEEAAQQMLRDAKAVQDAGAFAVVLELVPAELAAEVTRILHIPTVGIGAGPECDAQVLVYTDMVGLTGGKVPRFTKQYADLRRTLGDAAREFADEVVGGTFPQEAHTFH